GGCAGCCGCGACGGCCTTCAGCGCGCCGTCGTTCAAGTTAGCTGCCGAGGTGATTTCCAGATCACACTCGTCCAGCATTTTTTGCCCCTGTTCCGCGTTGGTGCCTTCCAGTCGCACCACCACCGGCACCTGGACGCCCACCTCCTGGTAGGCCGTGATCACGCCCTGCGCAATCAGATCGCAGCGCACGATGCCGCCGAAAATATTGACCAGGATCGCTTTGACGCCGTCGCTGGCGGTGATCAGCTTGAAGGCCTCAGCCACCCGCTCCGCCGTGGCGCCGCCACCAACGTCCAGGAAATTGGCGGGCTCACCGCCGTTCAGCTTGATCACGTCCATCGTCGCCATGGCGAGCCCGGCACCGTTGACCATGCAGCCGATGTTGCCGTCGAGCGTGACGTAGCTCAGATCGTGCTCAGCCGCCCGGGCCTCCGTCGGATCTTCCTGCGTGACATCGCGCATCGCGACGAGATCCGGGTGGCGGAACAGGCCGTTGGAGTCGGCGTTGACCTTCGCGTCCAGCGCAAGCAGGTTCCCATCGGCCATCACCACCAGCGGGTTGATTTCCACGAGCGACAGGTCCTTTTCGCGAAACAGCCGATCCAGCCCCTGCATGATGGCGGTCAGCTGGCGGACCTGCTTGCTGTTGAGGCCCAGCGCAAAACCCATTTTGCGACACTGGTAGGGCTGCAGGCCTTCGGTGTTGTCGACCTCAACGCTGAAGATCTTGTCGGGCGTTTCGGCGGCCACCTGCTCGATGTCGACGCCGCCCGCGGCTGACCCGATAAAGGTGATGCACTTATTGGCGCGATCGACCAGCACACTCAGATAGAGCTCCTGGTCAATATCGATCCCCTCAGCGATCAGCACTTCGTTGACCGGCATGGCCAGACCGCCGGTCTGATAGGTTTCGATGGTCATGCCGAGCATGTTGCCGGCCAGTTCCCGCACTTCATCAATCGATTTGGCCAGCTTGACCCCGCCGGCCTTCCCGCGCCCTCCGGCATGCACCTGGGCCTTGACGACCCAAACCTCGCCGCCGAGCTCCTCGGCGCCGGCTACCGCCTCATCTGCGGTCTTTGCCACCACGCCGCGCGGCACCGGCAGGCCGTACGCAGCGAACAGGTCTTTCGCCTGATACTCATGAAAATTCATTAATCGTCTGATCCTTAAGGTTTCACGACTGGATGCGGAGGCCGACCGGGTGGACCGCTTGATCAGTCAGGTCACCCGAAGCCGACGTCGTATTGTCGCCCAACACCGCAAGCATGTACAAACCGGGTTATAGTCAGCAGGCAATCGATTTTCAGCGCCATAGACCTTGAGCGAACTCCGCCCCCGAATCAGCGATCAGCTGTTCATCAACGACCTGGTTTCCGCCCAGGCCATGGACTACCTGAACCTATACCGCTGCTTTGTGGCCGTGCTGTTTGCCGGCCTGCTCTTCACGCCGATTTTGACGGACACGGTTAGCGGCGAGGCTCGCCAATGGGGCCAGGTGATCACCTGGGCATTTATCTTTTTTGCCCCGGTCCAGCTGTACCTCGGTCGAACCCGCCGCGGTGCGCTGCTGTTTCGCTCGGCCGTTGGTTTCGCGTTCGATATTGTCGGCACCATGCTCATGATGACCGCGCTGGGCGGACTCGACAGCGGCATGGGCACACTGCTGGTGGGCTCAACAGCCGTTGCGGGCGTGGTCTTTCCTCTCAAGATGGGTCTGTCGGTTGCCGGCCTCGCGGCCCTGGTGCTGCTATGGCAAACCCTGGTGCAGGTGATCGACGGTACACAGACCTTCTCCACCCTGGCGCCGGCCGGCAGCCTGGGCGCCACGTATTTTGTCACCACGCTGCTCGGGCATTACCTGGCCCGGCGCTCCCGCGAATCTCAGCAGCTGGCGGTGCAACAGTCGGTCGACCTGGCCCAGCTGTCCCGGCTCAACCAGCTGATCGTGGCTCGGATGCGCACCGGAATCCTGATCGTGGACCCGGAGGAGAGCTGCCACGTGATGAACGATGCCGCCTGGTATCTGATGGGCATGCCCCCTAGCCGGGTCGGCGAGCTGGTTGAGCTGGCGCCCGAGGTTCTGGAAAACCTGCGCCACTGGCAAAAAACCGGCCGCCACCGGAATGAGTCGCTGACCCTCGCCAATGGGGTCCCCGCTGTGGTGCCGCGCTTCGCGCGTCTCAGCGCCTCTCAGCAGTCAGAGACGCTGATTTTTCTCGAAGACAGCTCGATCGTTTCGCGCCGAGCCCAGGAGATGACCCTTTCCTCTCTGGGACGACTATCGGCGACCATCGCCCACGAAATCCGCAACCCCCTGGCGGCGATCAGCCATTCAGGGCAGCTGCTGGCGGAGTCGGATCAGCTGGTGGCCGCCGATCAGCGGCTCACCGAGATCATCCTGCGCCACTGCCGCCGCATGAACGACATTATCGAAAACGTGCTGCAGCTGGCCCGGCAGGAGCCGCCCCGACCCGAGTCGCTGCGCCTGAAAGACTGGCTCGAAAATTTTGCGTTTGAGCTGCGGCGCGATCACGAAATGGGCGACCACAGCGTTCAGGTGGCCGTTGAGGACGCGGACCTAACCGCGCTCGTGGACCCCAGCCAGCTCCAGCAGGTGCTTTGGAATCTGTGCCAGAACGCGTTTCGCTACGGCCATGCGCCGGATCAGCCGGCGATGGTGACGCTGGCCGCGCGAGCCACCGATGACCTGAAATCGCCGCTGATCGAAGTGTCAGATCAGGGGCCGGGAGTCCCCGAGGCACAGCGGCAGCAGATTTTTGAACCGTTTTTCACCACGGCCAGCGACGGCACGGGCCTGGGACTGTACCTGTGTCAGCAGATCTGCGCCTCAAACCAGGCGATCTTGGAATACCAAGTCGGCGAGGAAGGCCACGGCAGCCTGTTTCGCATCTCACTTCAACGACCGGCTGGGGCGGAGATGGACGCTTGACGGCAGATGTTGCCGTAACTGGGCCTGATCCTTGCATAAGTCATCCCCATGGACGGCAATATTCACAGGGAAAATGGCGAGATGAGTAACCCGCTGGCGCTGATCATCGACGACGAGCCCGATATCCGGGAGCTGCTGGAAATCACCCTCAACCGCATGGATGTGGACGTCAAAACCGCGGCGAGCTGCGGCGATGCGCGAGACCTTCTGGGCGATCACCGTTTCGATCTGTGTTTTACAGACATGCGGCTGCCCGACGGCAACGGCATCGAGATTGTGCGGCACATCAGCAAGCACCACCCGGGGCTGCCGGTCGCGATGATCACCGCGCACGGAAACACCGAAGCGGCGGTTGAAGCCCTCAAGTCTGGCGCCTTCGATTTTGTCTCCAAACCGGTTGACCTTGGCGACCTACGGACCCTGGTCAGCACGGCGCTGAAGGTTCGCAAGCTGCCCAAGGAACAAGAGAGTGGCCAGAAGAACGACCTGCTGGGCAGCTCCAGCCAAATTCGAGCGGTACGCAAGCAGATTGAGAAGCTTGCCCGGAGCCAGGCGCCGATCCATATCAGCGGGGAAAGCGGTGTCGGCAAAGAGCTGGCGGCGCGCATGATCCACGAGCGCGGACCGCGCGCCGCTGCCCCTTTTGTCGCCGTCAACTGTGGAGCGATTCCCAGCGAGCTGATGGAAAGCGAGTTTTTTGGACACAAAAAGGGCTCTTTTACCG
This portion of the Pseudomonadota bacterium genome encodes:
- the sucC gene encoding ADP-forming succinate--CoA ligase subunit beta, with the translated sequence MNFHEYQAKDLFAAYGLPVPRGVVAKTADEAVAGAEELGGEVWVVKAQVHAGGRGKAGGVKLAKSIDEVRELAGNMLGMTIETYQTGGLAMPVNEVLIAEGIDIDQELYLSVLVDRANKCITFIGSAAGGVDIEQVAAETPDKIFSVEVDNTEGLQPYQCRKMGFALGLNSKQVRQLTAIMQGLDRLFREKDLSLVEINPLVVMADGNLLALDAKVNADSNGLFRHPDLVAMRDVTQEDPTEARAAEHDLSYVTLDGNIGCMVNGAGLAMATMDVIKLNGGEPANFLDVGGGATAERVAEAFKLITASDGVKAILVNIFGGIVRCDLIAQGVITAYQEVGVQVPVVVRLEGTNAEQGQKMLDECDLEITSAANLNDGALKAVAAAG
- a CDS encoding ATP-binding protein, yielding MSELRPRISDQLFINDLVSAQAMDYLNLYRCFVAVLFAGLLFTPILTDTVSGEARQWGQVITWAFIFFAPVQLYLGRTRRGALLFRSAVGFAFDIVGTMLMMTALGGLDSGMGTLLVGSTAVAGVVFPLKMGLSVAGLAALVLLWQTLVQVIDGTQTFSTLAPAGSLGATYFVTTLLGHYLARRSRESQQLAVQQSVDLAQLSRLNQLIVARMRTGILIVDPEESCHVMNDAAWYLMGMPPSRVGELVELAPEVLENLRHWQKTGRHRNESLTLANGVPAVVPRFARLSASQQSETLIFLEDSSIVSRRAQEMTLSSLGRLSATIAHEIRNPLAAISHSGQLLAESDQLVAADQRLTEIILRHCRRMNDIIENVLQLARQEPPRPESLRLKDWLENFAFELRRDHEMGDHSVQVAVEDADLTALVDPSQLQQVLWNLCQNAFRYGHAPDQPAMVTLAARATDDLKSPLIEVSDQGPGVPEAQRQQIFEPFFTTASDGTGLGLYLCQQICASNQAILEYQVGEEGHGSLFRISLQRPAGAEMDA